The following proteins come from a genomic window of Fontisubflavum oceani:
- a CDS encoding histone deacetylase family protein has translation MTTLLVENHAGLAHEMPPGHPEQIARLEYVFEALAAPEFDALTRAEAPLADEADLRLCHPESHVTAVRNAIPDAGLVPLDADTTVSPGSWEAALKGVGGCLFAVDQVLAGAAQNAFVATRPPGHHAEGTRPMGFCLFGNIAIAAKHALERHGLARVAIVDFDVHHGNGTQDLLWDEPRALFISSHQMPLYPGTGAPSERGTANNILNLPLGPGSGSAEMRQIVENRMLPRLEAFAPELLLISAGFDAHRADPLANLNWDTEDFAWITRQLCAFAKTHCGGRVVSTLEGGYDLDALAASVATHVTVLMEQGE, from the coding sequence ATGACCACACTTCTTGTCGAAAATCACGCCGGGTTGGCTCATGAAATGCCACCCGGTCACCCGGAGCAGATTGCGCGGCTTGAGTATGTTTTTGAAGCGCTCGCGGCCCCGGAATTTGACGCGCTGACCCGCGCCGAGGCACCATTGGCCGACGAGGCCGATCTGCGCCTCTGCCATCCCGAGAGCCATGTCACGGCAGTGCGCAATGCCATCCCCGATGCCGGTCTCGTGCCGCTTGATGCGGACACGACCGTCTCGCCCGGCTCATGGGAGGCCGCGCTCAAAGGGGTCGGCGGTTGCCTGTTCGCGGTTGATCAAGTGTTGGCTGGCGCGGCGCAAAACGCTTTTGTCGCCACGCGCCCGCCGGGCCACCATGCCGAGGGCACACGCCCAATGGGATTCTGTCTTTTCGGCAATATCGCCATCGCCGCGAAACATGCGTTGGAACGGCATGGCCTCGCCCGTGTGGCAATCGTCGATTTCGATGTGCATCACGGCAATGGCACGCAAGATTTACTCTGGGACGAGCCGCGCGCTTTGTTCATTTCCTCCCATCAGATGCCGCTTTATCCCGGCACCGGTGCACCAAGCGAACGGGGCACCGCCAACAACATCCTGAATCTGCCGCTCGGGCCCGGGAGCGGCAGCGCCGAGATGCGGCAGATCGTGGAAAACCGGATGCTGCCGCGCCTCGAAGCTTTCGCCCCGGAGTTGCTCCTGATCTCCGCCGGGTTTGACGCCCATCGCGCCGACCCGCTGGCCAATTTGAACTGGGACACCGAGGATTTTGCCTGGATCACCCGGCAGCTTTGCGCCTTCGCCAAGACCCATTGCGGCGGTCGCGTGGTCTCGACTTTGGAAGGCGGCTATGATCTGGATGCGCTCGCGGCTTCGGTCGCGACGCATGTGACGGTGCTGATGGAGCAAGGCGAATGA
- a CDS encoding exodeoxyribonuclease VII small subunit: MSDPKPIEEMSFEEAIRELETVVNALDRGDVPLEDSITLYERGAALKARCEAKLKEAEEKVAQITLDADGQATGTTPTEGL, from the coding sequence ATGAGTGACCCAAAACCGATCGAAGAAATGAGCTTTGAAGAGGCCATTCGCGAGCTGGAAACGGTCGTGAATGCGCTGGATCGGGGCGATGTGCCGTTGGAAGACTCCATCACGCTTTACGAACGCGGCGCCGCTTTGAAAGCCCGCTGCGAGGCCAAGCTGAAAGAGGCCGAGGAAAAGGTCGCCCAGATCACGCTTGATGCGGATGGTCAGGCGACGGGAACCACGCCCACCGAAGGACTGTAA
- the dxs gene encoding 1-deoxy-D-xylulose-5-phosphate synthase, with protein MTSQPHTPLLDRVKTPADLTPLSDLELRQVADELRQETIFSVSKTGGHLGAGLGVVELTVALHAVFDTPRDRLIWDVSHQCYPHKILTGRRDLMLSIRQKDGLSGFTKRSESPYDPFGAAHSSTSISAALGFAVARDLGGAPEHGLGDAIAVIGDGALSAGMAYEAMNNAGHMGKRLIVILNDNEMSIAPPTGAMSSYLSRLYAGAPFQELKAAAKGAVSLLPEPFQEGARRAKELLKSATIGGTLFEELGFSYVGPIDGHDMEQLLAVLRTVKARADGPILIHAITTKGKGYVHAESKPDGGHATAKFDVVTGEQKKAPSNAPSYTKVFAQSLIREAEDDPTVTAVTAAMPDGTGLNLFAERFPTRCFDVGIAEQHAVTFSAGMAAGGLKPFCALYSTFLQRGYDQVVHDVAIQRLPVRFAIDRAGLVGADGATHAGSFDIAYLANLPGFVVMAAADEAELVHMVATATAIDDTPSAFRFPRGEGVGVEMPERGTVLEIGKGRMIAEGNRVAILSFGTRLKEVQDAAEALTVKGITPTIADARFAKPLDEELILQLARHHEALITIEEGAIGGFGSHVAQLLAENGVFDTGLKYRSMVLPDIFIDQASPHDMYAVAAMNAEDIEAKVLTTLGVEVIGKRA; from the coding sequence GTGACCAGCCAACCCCATACCCCGCTTTTGGACCGGGTGAAGACGCCTGCCGATTTGACGCCGCTGTCCGACTTGGAACTGCGCCAAGTGGCCGACGAGTTGCGCCAAGAAACCATCTTTTCGGTGAGCAAAACCGGCGGGCATTTGGGCGCGGGCCTGGGCGTTGTGGAACTGACCGTCGCACTGCATGCGGTGTTCGACACGCCGCGCGACCGGCTGATCTGGGATGTGAGCCATCAATGCTACCCTCATAAGATTCTGACGGGGCGGCGGGATCTTATGCTGTCGATCCGCCAAAAAGACGGGCTCAGCGGATTCACAAAACGCTCCGAAAGCCCCTATGACCCGTTTGGCGCCGCGCATTCCTCGACCTCGATCTCGGCGGCGCTTGGCTTCGCAGTGGCGCGCGATTTGGGTGGTGCGCCAGAGCATGGGTTGGGCGATGCAATTGCCGTGATCGGCGATGGCGCCCTGTCGGCAGGCATGGCCTATGAGGCGATGAACAACGCCGGTCATATGGGCAAGCGCCTTATTGTGATCTTGAACGATAATGAAATGAGCATCGCGCCGCCAACCGGCGCAATGTCCTCTTACCTTTCGCGTCTCTATGCCGGAGCACCCTTCCAGGAGTTGAAAGCCGCCGCGAAAGGCGCGGTGTCGCTGCTGCCAGAGCCGTTCCAAGAGGGAGCCCGCCGCGCGAAGGAGTTGCTGAAGTCCGCGACAATTGGCGGAACCTTGTTCGAAGAGTTGGGCTTTTCCTATGTCGGGCCAATTGATGGCCACGATATGGAACAGCTTCTTGCGGTTTTGCGCACGGTCAAAGCGCGCGCCGATGGCCCGATCCTGATCCATGCGATCACGACCAAGGGCAAGGGCTATGTCCATGCCGAAAGCAAACCCGACGGAGGCCATGCGACGGCAAAATTCGATGTGGTGACTGGCGAGCAAAAGAAAGCCCCGTCAAACGCGCCGTCTTACACCAAGGTCTTTGCGCAATCGCTGATCCGCGAGGCAGAAGATGATCCAACGGTCACGGCCGTCACAGCGGCAATGCCGGATGGCACGGGCTTGAACCTCTTCGCCGAGCGCTTTCCAACCCGGTGTTTCGACGTTGGTATCGCTGAGCAACACGCCGTGACCTTCTCAGCGGGGATGGCGGCGGGCGGGTTGAAACCGTTCTGCGCGCTCTACTCCACCTTCCTGCAGCGGGGCTATGACCAGGTCGTCCATGACGTCGCGATCCAACGTTTGCCGGTGCGCTTTGCAATCGACCGTGCCGGTCTCGTTGGGGCGGACGGTGCGACTCATGCGGGCAGTTTTGACATCGCCTATCTGGCGAATTTGCCCGGGTTTGTCGTCATGGCCGCCGCCGATGAGGCGGAACTGGTCCATATGGTCGCCACCGCGACCGCGATTGACGACACGCCATCCGCCTTCCGGTTTCCACGCGGTGAAGGCGTGGGCGTTGAGATGCCCGAGCGCGGTACGGTCTTGGAGATCGGCAAAGGCCGGATGATCGCCGAAGGCAACCGCGTTGCGATCCTGTCGTTCGGGACGCGATTGAAAGAGGTGCAAGACGCCGCCGAAGCGCTGACCGTGAAGGGCATCACGCCCACCATCGCCGATGCGCGATTTGCCAAGCCGCTCGACGAAGAGTTGATCCTGCAACTCGCCCGCCATCATGAAGCGCTAATCACCATCGAAGAGGGCGCAATCGGCGGGTTCGGGTCGCATGTGGCGCAGCTTCTGGCCGAAAACGGGGTCTTCGATACCGGGCTCAAATACCGCTCCATGGTGTTGCCGGATATCTTCATCGACCAAGCCAGCCCGCACGACATGTACGCGGTCGCGGCAATGAATGCCGAGGATATCGAGGCGAAAGTGCTGACGACACTCGGTGTCGAGGTGATCGGCAAACGCGCCTAA
- the hydA gene encoding dihydropyrimidinase — protein sequence MTMQSHDMIIRGGTVVTAEGSERSDVAIQDGKIVAIGEGLGSAAAEIDASGRLVMPGGVDSHCHIEQLSGAGLMNADTFETAMRSALMGGTTTTISFAAQHPGQKLSKVVADYQALAAKGAIGDHAFHIIVSDLSGGNLTEDLPALLSQGHRSIKLFTVYDKVRMGDEDILDVLWCARAHGGLVNIHSENDGLIRWMVRRLVEAGQTGSRFHPVSHPRAAEIEALNRMCIFAEFTGQPVMLFHISCAEGAEIVRAARARGAPILAETCPHYLFMTADQLNLPGNDAAGLMCSPPQRAASDQEALWQALEQGDLQVVSSDHAPYRLDETGKFAHGVDAPFPKIANGMPGLETRLPLMFDAMVSKGRIGPERFVEITSTNPAEIYGLPGKGRIAPGADADIVLWDPDKTVTFGADDLHDNTGYNPYAGRTVTGWPETVLSRGEIVVDHGKLLGQPGRGRRLPMEISRHMKPQPNPPADLPS from the coding sequence ATGACAATGCAATCTCATGACATGATTATTCGTGGCGGAACAGTGGTCACGGCCGAAGGGTCGGAACGGTCCGATGTTGCGATCCAGGATGGGAAGATTGTCGCGATTGGAGAAGGGCTTGGATCAGCGGCGGCTGAGATCGATGCTTCCGGGCGGCTCGTGATGCCAGGCGGCGTCGACAGTCATTGCCATATTGAGCAACTCTCCGGTGCCGGGCTGATGAATGCCGACACGTTTGAGACGGCGATGCGATCGGCGTTGATGGGGGGCACGACGACGACGATCTCTTTCGCGGCGCAACATCCGGGGCAGAAGCTTTCGAAGGTCGTGGCCGACTATCAAGCGCTCGCTGCCAAAGGCGCGATTGGCGATCATGCGTTCCATATCATCGTGTCCGACCTGTCAGGCGGCAACCTCACCGAGGATTTGCCGGCGCTGCTGTCGCAAGGCCATCGCTCGATTAAGCTGTTCACGGTTTATGACAAGGTGCGGATGGGTGATGAGGACATCCTTGATGTGCTTTGGTGTGCGCGGGCGCATGGCGGCTTGGTCAACATCCACTCCGAAAACGATGGCCTGATCCGGTGGATGGTGCGGCGCTTGGTTGAGGCGGGTCAAACTGGCTCACGGTTCCACCCGGTATCCCATCCGCGTGCCGCAGAGATCGAAGCGCTGAACCGGATGTGCATCTTTGCCGAGTTTACCGGGCAGCCGGTGATGCTGTTCCACATCTCCTGCGCCGAAGGGGCGGAGATTGTCCGTGCGGCCCGCGCGCGGGGTGCGCCGATCTTGGCGGAAACCTGCCCGCATTATCTCTTCATGACCGCCGATCAACTGAACCTGCCCGGCAATGACGCCGCCGGTCTGATGTGCAGCCCGCCGCAGCGCGCGGCCTCGGATCAAGAGGCGCTGTGGCAAGCGTTGGAGCAAGGTGATTTGCAAGTCGTCTCATCCGACCACGCGCCGTATCGCTTGGATGAAACCGGCAAATTCGCCCATGGCGTGGATGCGCCCTTTCCAAAGATCGCCAATGGGATGCCCGGCCTGGAAACCCGTCTGCCGCTTATGTTTGATGCAATGGTGAGCAAGGGTCGGATTGGGCCGGAACGCTTTGTTGAAATCACTTCAACCAACCCCGCAGAGATTTACGGATTGCCCGGCAAAGGCCGGATCGCGCCTGGTGCGGATGCGGATATCGTGCTCTGGGACCCGGATAAGACCGTCACCTTTGGCGCCGACGATCTGCACGATAATACGGGCTACAATCCTTATGCCGGGCGCACCGTTACCGGCTGGCCAGAGACGGTATTGTCGCGCGGTGAGATCGTCGTCGATCATGGTAAACTGCTCGGGCAACCGGGGCGCGGGCGGCGCCTGCCGATGGAGATCAGCCGGCATATGAAGCCGCAGCCAAATCCACCTGCGGACCTGCCGTCTTAG
- a CDS encoding GntR family transcriptional regulator — translation MTIVQAQTLSASVHDRLKGMILSGELPAGTRLQEKAFAERLGVSRTPVREAIARLVSEGLVSRVNGGAPTVSKISITDIMELLHVRRLLECEAARQAASVTGPAEPFVTLRKRVSDFLGPNRPTPAEHAALDDELHGLIAKRAGSALLNELIVGLKLKTRMFDNGSIPERFEPGCLEHIEIIDAILAQDPDRADTAMRLHLENVRTAILAHVNRLF, via the coding sequence ATGACGATTGTCCAGGCGCAAACCCTCAGCGCGTCAGTTCATGATCGGCTGAAGGGCATGATCCTAAGCGGTGAATTGCCCGCCGGAACGCGGCTGCAGGAGAAGGCCTTTGCCGAACGGTTGGGTGTGTCGCGCACTCCTGTGCGCGAGGCGATTGCGCGGCTGGTCAGCGAGGGGCTGGTCAGCCGGGTCAACGGCGGCGCGCCGACCGTCAGCAAAATCTCGATCACCGATATTATGGAATTGCTGCATGTGCGGCGCTTGCTCGAATGCGAAGCCGCGCGGCAAGCCGCCAGTGTCACCGGCCCGGCGGAACCTTTCGTGACCCTTAGAAAACGGGTCTCTGACTTCCTCGGCCCCAATCGGCCAACGCCTGCGGAACATGCCGCGCTTGATGATGAATTGCATGGCCTCATCGCAAAACGCGCGGGTTCTGCCTTGCTCAATGAGCTGATTGTTGGGCTGAAACTCAAGACCCGGATGTTTGACAATGGTTCGATCCCCGAACGCTTCGAGCCCGGCTGTCTTGAGCATATCGAGATCATCGACGCGATTCTGGCGCAGGACCCGGACCGGGCCGATACGGCCATGCGCCTCCATCTGGAAAATGTCCGGACGGCAATCCTGGCGCATGTAAACCGTCTATTCTGA
- a CDS encoding VOC family protein: MSNPNTETDKIARPEGETELAITFLYYRDLPQAMAFYEEVLGLDLAIDQGWSKIYRIAGQAHVGLVDETRGMQRASEQKPVQVCLRVADVDAWYAWVQANGVAGLTKMFESTELGIRAFAFNDPEGYQIEIQSVLG, encoded by the coding sequence GTGAGCAATCCAAATACCGAGACAGACAAGATCGCCCGTCCCGAGGGCGAGACCGAACTGGCGATCACCTTTCTCTATTACCGCGACCTGCCCCAAGCGATGGCGTTTTATGAGGAGGTTTTGGGCCTGGATCTGGCCATCGATCAGGGCTGGTCGAAAATCTATCGCATCGCCGGTCAGGCCCATGTTGGTTTGGTTGATGAAACCCGCGGGATGCAGCGCGCCTCGGAACAAAAACCGGTGCAGGTCTGCCTGCGCGTCGCGGATGTCGATGCTTGGTACGCTTGGGTCCAGGCCAATGGCGTGGCCGGGCTGACCAAGATGTTCGAAAGCACCGAACTGGGCATCCGTGCCTTCGCCTTCAACGACCCCGAGGGATACCAGATTGAGATTCAATCGGTGCTGGGCTGA
- a CDS encoding ABC transporter substrate-binding protein: protein MTKPLTSSLRGLLATAAMALALPGIAAAQDQTLTVGLTADAVHLDPQAGEELSSNIMFYHIYDPLVRRDANLQFGPGLAESWELVDDTTWRFTLREGVTFHNGEPFTSDDVVFTFDRLKDSLMSNLAKNIDTYSAIDDQTIEIVTYQPYAALPNDLAAILILNRDHAEAVGEDEMEQQPIGTGPYQLNEWIREDRIVLDAFQEYYAGPAEIDQVIFRPLTNPATRTAALLTGELDIVQDLSVRDVERVASEDGFEVVTRPSLLNLVLALDVRPQSPTIDMDTNPMTDRRVREAIARAIDVETIRTVIMNGLSTPSEQYVPSSHVGYVEGASFRDLYPFDLDAARALMAEAGYADGFTMTLDATNNRYVNDAQIAQALASMLSQIGITLELNLMPRANFFGYIRVPSEQSSFIMSGWDVPSGDAGSMYASMFYSPGTREGYAQVNRGHYSNPEVDRLIDLADSTPRVEERDAHLQQVTEILLQDIPMIPVHYEQDIYGARDGIEFEPRTDKFLWAYDIRITE, encoded by the coding sequence ATGACCAAACCCTTAACCTCCAGCCTCCGGGGCCTTTTGGCCACCGCCGCGATGGCCCTAGCCCTGCCCGGCATCGCGGCCGCGCAAGATCAGACCCTGACCGTGGGCTTGACCGCCGATGCCGTACATCTCGATCCGCAAGCCGGTGAAGAGCTGTCGAGCAACATCATGTTCTATCACATCTATGACCCGCTGGTGCGTCGGGATGCGAACCTGCAATTCGGGCCCGGCTTGGCCGAAAGCTGGGAACTGGTTGATGACACAACCTGGCGCTTCACGCTCCGCGAAGGCGTGACCTTCCACAATGGCGAGCCCTTCACCTCCGATGATGTGGTCTTCACCTTCGACCGGCTGAAAGACTCGCTGATGTCGAACCTGGCGAAGAATATCGACACCTATTCAGCAATCGACGATCAGACCATCGAAATCGTGACCTATCAGCCCTACGCGGCCCTGCCGAACGATCTGGCAGCGATCCTGATCCTGAACCGGGACCATGCAGAAGCCGTGGGCGAGGACGAGATGGAGCAGCAGCCCATCGGCACCGGCCCCTATCAACTCAATGAGTGGATTCGTGAAGACCGGATCGTTCTGGACGCGTTCCAGGAGTATTACGCAGGCCCCGCGGAGATTGATCAGGTCATCTTCCGCCCCCTGACGAACCCGGCCACGCGGACCGCCGCGCTTCTGACCGGCGAGTTGGATATTGTGCAGGATTTGTCGGTGCGCGATGTGGAGCGCGTGGCCTCCGAAGATGGGTTCGAGGTTGTGACCCGGCCCAGCCTTCTGAACCTGGTTCTGGCGCTGGATGTGCGGCCTCAGTCGCCGACCATCGATATGGACACCAACCCGATGACCGACCGCCGCGTGCGCGAAGCCATTGCGCGGGCGATTGATGTGGAAACCATCCGCACGGTGATCATGAATGGGCTGTCGACCCCGTCTGAGCAATATGTGCCGTCTTCCCATGTGGGTTACGTGGAGGGCGCAAGCTTCCGCGATCTGTATCCGTTCGATCTCGACGCCGCCCGCGCGTTGATGGCCGAGGCCGGGTATGCCGATGGCTTCACCATGACGCTGGACGCGACCAACAACCGCTATGTGAACGATGCGCAGATCGCGCAGGCCCTCGCCTCAATGCTGTCGCAAATCGGAATCACGCTTGAGTTGAACCTGATGCCACGGGCCAATTTCTTCGGCTATATCCGGGTGCCGTCTGAGCAATCGAGCTTCATCATGTCCGGTTGGGATGTGCCCTCGGGCGACGCCGGGTCGATGTATGCCAGCATGTTCTACAGCCCCGGCACGCGCGAAGGCTATGCGCAGGTGAACCGCGGCCATTACTCGAACCCTGAAGTGGACCGGCTGATCGATCTGGCGGATTCCACACCGCGGGTTGAGGAGCGCGACGCCCATCTTCAGCAGGTCACGGAGATTCTGCTGCAAGATATCCCGATGATCCCGGTTCACTACGAGCAGGACATCTATGGCGCCCGTGACGGGATCGAGTTTGAACCCCGGACCGACAAGTTCCTCTGGGCCTACGATATCCGGATCACTGAGTGA
- a CDS encoding ABC transporter permease: MFAYTVKRLIQMVVVLWAVSIIVFLMMSFTGDPVFMVIPIDSSEAEIEQARRILGLDRSLPEQYIIFLGNLLQGDFGTSYVFRQPAIDLILERLPATLEIVVVAMVIATTIAIPLGVYAGANPGKPLSRLIMSGSLLGISLPGFWVGMMLIYFLAVEWRIFPSSGRGDTVEVFGVPTSLLTADGWSHVLLPAITLSVGTLAILLRITRAGMMEVTRQDYMKFARAKGVSRRGVLYGHGLRNGLIPVVTIFGLQLGDLIAFATITETIFGWPGMGKLLVDSIYRADRPVIVVYLMLVALIFVVINFLIDILYTMIDPRITVK; encoded by the coding sequence ATGTTCGCCTATACCGTCAAACGCCTGATCCAAATGGTGGTCGTGCTCTGGGCCGTCTCGATCATCGTTTTCCTGATGATGAGCTTCACCGGTGATCCGGTTTTCATGGTGATCCCGATTGACTCGTCCGAAGCCGAGATTGAGCAGGCCCGCCGAATCTTGGGCCTCGACCGATCTTTGCCGGAGCAATACATCATCTTCCTCGGCAATCTGCTTCAAGGCGATTTCGGCACGTCCTACGTGTTCCGCCAGCCCGCGATTGACCTGATCCTCGAACGCCTGCCGGCCACGCTGGAAATCGTCGTTGTCGCCATGGTCATCGCGACCACGATTGCAATCCCACTTGGCGTTTATGCCGGTGCCAACCCCGGCAAGCCACTTAGCCGGCTGATCATGTCCGGCTCGCTTCTCGGCATCTCGCTGCCCGGCTTCTGGGTCGGCATGATGTTGATCTATTTCCTGGCCGTCGAATGGCGGATTTTCCCGTCTTCCGGGCGGGGCGACACGGTGGAGGTGTTCGGCGTACCGACCTCGCTTCTGACAGCGGATGGATGGAGCCACGTGCTGCTCCCCGCGATCACCCTCTCAGTCGGCACACTCGCGATCCTGCTCCGCATCACCCGCGCGGGCATGATGGAAGTCACGCGGCAGGACTACATGAAATTCGCCCGGGCCAAGGGTGTGTCGCGCCGAGGTGTCCTTTACGGCCACGGGCTGCGTAACGGGTTAATTCCGGTGGTCACGATTTTCGGCCTGCAACTGGGGGACTTGATCGCGTTTGCCACCATTACTGAGACGATTTTCGGCTGGCCTGGCATGGGCAAGCTCCTGGTCGACTCGATCTATCGCGCCGACCGGCCCGTGATCGTGGTCTACCTGATGCTGGTCGCGCTGATCTTTGTGGTCATCAATTTCCTGATCGACATCCTCTATACGATGATCGATCCGCGCATCACGGTGAAATGA
- a CDS encoding ABC transporter permease: MMQAFLASQFFFNWRRNLSAIFGSAIIAIFIVIVAFGPLMVTQNPYDLTQLNLLDSYKPPAWLPGGDPQYWLGTDGQGRDVLASIIYGTRVSALIGIAAMLCSCLIGTTLGLLAGFYGGRLDAIIMRIADLQLSFPSMLIALFLMSAVGTGIDKVLIALTAVGWVVYARTVRGSTLGEIEKEYVQAARVAGLTNGKIIRRHVLPNVLTPLIVIATVQVGTFILIEASLSFLGVGVPITQPSLGLLIKNGFDVLFSGLWWTSVFPGLMIMAMVFGINLFGDFLRDELNPRLK; encoded by the coding sequence ATGATGCAAGCCTTTCTCGCCTCGCAATTCTTCTTCAACTGGCGCCGCAATCTTTCGGCGATCTTCGGCAGCGCGATCATTGCGATCTTTATCGTGATCGTCGCTTTTGGCCCGCTGATGGTGACGCAGAACCCCTATGACCTGACGCAGCTCAACTTGCTCGACAGCTATAAGCCGCCCGCTTGGTTGCCCGGCGGTGACCCGCAATATTGGCTCGGCACCGATGGGCAGGGCCGTGATGTCTTGGCCTCCATCATCTATGGTACGCGGGTCTCTGCCCTGATCGGCATCGCCGCGATGCTCTGTTCTTGCCTGATCGGCACGACGCTTGGCCTGCTGGCCGGGTTCTATGGCGGGCGGCTGGACGCGATCATCATGCGGATCGCGGATTTGCAGCTCTCCTTCCCGTCGATGTTGATCGCGCTGTTTCTGATGTCGGCGGTTGGCACAGGGATCGACAAAGTGCTGATTGCGCTGACTGCTGTGGGCTGGGTTGTCTATGCCCGTACCGTGCGCGGCTCGACCCTTGGGGAGATCGAGAAGGAGTATGTCCAAGCCGCCCGGGTCGCGGGACTGACCAATGGCAAGATCATTCGCCGGCATGTCCTGCCGAACGTCCTCACCCCGCTGATCGTGATCGCCACGGTGCAGGTCGGCACTTTCATCCTGATCGAGGCCTCGCTCAGCTTCCTCGGTGTCGGCGTGCCGATCACCCAACCCTCGCTTGGTCTCTTGATCAAAAACGGGTTCGACGTGCTCTTTTCCGGCCTGTGGTGGACCTCCGTCTTCCCCGGGTTGATGATCATGGCGATGGTCTTTGGCATCAACCTGTTCGGAGATTTCCTCCGCGACGAGCTTAACCCGAGGTTGAAATGA
- a CDS encoding ABC transporter ATP-binding protein, whose product MDGHTPETLLSVRDLRTWFHTFSGVVKAVNGVSFDLAQGEIMGLVGESGGGKSVVGFSILGLIDPPGQIEGGEIRLAGENIAQAPEDRMRKIRGKEIAMIFQDPMTSLNPVHTIGKQMDEMLRLHTDLDEAGRKTRCIEMLESVGISQAEDRLRAYPHQFSGGMRQRVVIAIAMLAHPKLIIADEPTTALDVTIQSQILKLMKRQVAEHGASMILITHDLAVVSEVVDKITVLYCGQVVERGDVRDVISNPSHPYTRGLIDSIPNPDDRQARLRQIPGTVPDIRNLPKGCNFRDRCPRAQARCAEEEPKLNHTRDSLYSACHFPVAAGESA is encoded by the coding sequence ATGGACGGCCACACTCCAGAGACACTTTTGTCGGTGCGCGATCTGCGAACCTGGTTTCACACGTTCTCCGGCGTGGTGAAAGCCGTGAACGGTGTGAGCTTCGACTTGGCCCAGGGCGAGATCATGGGGCTTGTGGGGGAATCCGGCGGCGGCAAATCCGTCGTCGGCTTCTCGATCCTCGGCCTGATCGACCCGCCGGGGCAGATCGAAGGCGGCGAAATTCGGCTGGCCGGTGAGAACATCGCGCAAGCGCCCGAAGACCGGATGCGGAAGATCAGGGGCAAGGAGATCGCGATGATCTTCCAAGACCCGATGACCTCTCTGAACCCGGTCCACACGATCGGGAAGCAGATGGACGAAATGCTGCGCCTTCATACCGATCTGGACGAGGCCGGGCGCAAGACACGCTGTATCGAGATGCTGGAGAGCGTCGGGATTTCGCAGGCCGAGGATCGGCTGCGCGCCTATCCGCATCAGTTCTCGGGCGGGATGCGGCAGCGTGTGGTGATCGCCATCGCGATGCTGGCGCATCCGAAACTGATCATCGCGGATGAGCCCACCACGGCGCTCGACGTCACGATCCAATCGCAAATCCTGAAGTTGATGAAACGTCAGGTGGCCGAGCATGGGGCATCGATGATCTTGATCACCCATGATCTCGCGGTGGTCTCGGAAGTCGTCGACAAAATCACCGTGCTCTATTGTGGGCAGGTCGTGGAACGCGGCGATGTGCGCGATGTGATCTCCAACCCGTCGCATCCCTATACCCGGGGTCTGATCGACTCGATCCCCAATCCTGACGACCGGCAGGCCCGGCTGAGGCAAATCCCCGGCACCGTCCCTGACATTCGCAACCTGCCGAAAGGCTGCAATTTCCGCGATCGCTGCCCGCGCGCGCAAGCGCGCTGCGCCGAGGAGGAACCGAAACTGAACCATACCCGCGACAGCCTTTATTCGGCCTGCCATTTCCCCGTCGCGGCAGGAGAAAGCGCATGA